From a single Kryptolebias marmoratus isolate JLee-2015 linkage group LG6, ASM164957v2, whole genome shotgun sequence genomic region:
- the LOC119617074 gene encoding uncharacterized protein LOC119617074 isoform X2, protein MIMTSLSEFFDSPSEEFLEGCSKEQLFEIGKHYGVEIDGRRSKENVKSILVANLVEKDILHNSVGEITAKPTVLPPGLTFEQHRELLLLQFEHDKFKMKVQLEAEHTRLEIERTRLDLAKQSVASGVSRSSSVASEAVDMEFDVIGNVRLLPKFNELDPDSFFVIFERNSEQSYLEFARDIKMHFMRWCAAAEVKTFEQLCELVVLEQLKNSVPEVVATYICEQKAQTAAAAAALADDYVLTHKSQFPTASGFRRDIGRSDSSRRPAGLRKVEVKPPGSFDSNDRCNYCHKRGHWKADCHLFKSRTPTFQSRPEGAGLAAPVFTGVEKRKESPLVEPVESYLPFIRDGYVSLAKGEKKIPVKVLRDTGAFNSFIRADVLPLPEHTETDNCIPVRDMGLNILLVPLHRVFLECQLFCGEALLAVRPALPIDGVSVILGNDLAGSSMWTDESPTPSVGSEPESQKLDRQEENERELSNVFTACAVTRAMSRSQVNGDKDAQEENKDYKFFLPLADFPFPVTSTDLITDQRADSSLKELFQQVRPEGAVSDHEGAYFLRNSVLMRRWVPHFGSVEHAVFQVVVPSKYREALLKVAHDDSGHAGVKKTYDRVLRHFFWPRLKRDISSYVRTCHVCQLTAKPNQPLKPTPLLPIPVATEPFEHLIIDCVGPLPRSRSGACYLLTVMCQSTRYPAAYPLRTITAKSVVRALSQFISVFGIPQTIQSDQGTNFSSRLFGQVLKQLRVKHNRSTAYHAESQGALERFHQTLKSLLRAYCIELGKDWEDGLPWLMLAAREVTQESIGFSPNELVFGHTVKGPLAAVAAEWKEPEPPQNLIDYVNGFRHRLYAARNLAKEKLSASQQKMKSLFDRRAVERSFLPGDQVLALCPIISSPFQAKFSGPYTVLKRLSDQNYLIATPERRKTTQLCHVNLLKPYYARDQVKKSPEDIHPVCAVNEVCMATCSNEETGTLDSAMTHGRLSNSESLQKLDVLLSHLSEHHSKQLSELIYSFPGLFSDTPGRTTWLEHDIDVGQASPIKQHFYRVNMEKRKCLDAEVKYMLDNGIAEPSSSSWASPCILVPKPDNTFRFCSDYRKLNAVTKPDSFPLPRMDDCVDQVGSAKFVSRFDLLKGYWQVPLTKRAQELAAFVTPSGLYSYTVMPFGLRNAPATFQRLMNYVVGDMPGCAVYLDDVVIYSDTWEQHMERIHDLFTRLSVAGLTINLAKCEFAKATVTYLGHVVGQGQVRPLAAKVQAVQNFPVPVTKKDLMRFLGLVGYYRCFCKNFSSVVAPLTSLLSKDAKFDWSPSCQHAFEQVKQLLCCAPVLAAPRLNAPFQLHVDASYVGAGAVLTQMDDQGNCKPVSYFSKKFNKHQLNYSVIEKETLALILALQHFDVYLGGGAPIVVYTDHNPLTFLTTLKCPNQRLVRWLLFLQSFSLDIRYIKGRDNVVADALSRAPVL, encoded by the exons ATGATCATGACTTCTCTCTCTGAATTTTTTGATTCTCCCTCAGAGGAGTTTTTGGAAGGTTGCTCAAAAGAGCAATTATTCGAGATTGGAAAACATTACGGTGTGGAAATTGATGGCCGACGGTCTAAAGAGAATGTGAAGTCCATTTTGGTCGCAAATTTAGTTGAAAAGGACATTTTGCACAACTCAGTTGGTGAGATTACAGCTAAACCTACTGTTTTACCTCCTGGTTTGACATTTGAGCAGCATAGGGAATTGCTGTTGTTACAGTTTGAACACGATAAGTTCAAAATGAAAGTACAACTGGAAGCAGAGCACACTAGGTTGGAGATCGAACGGACACGGCTAGATTTGGCTAAACAGAGTGTTGCGTCTGGAGTCTCTCGTTCTTCTTCCGTTGCTTCTGAGGCAGTTGATATGGAGTTTGATGTCATTGGGAATGTACGTTTATTGCCTAAATTTAATGAACTTGATCCAGATTCTTTTTTCGTCATTTTTGAGCGT AACTCTGAGCAGAGTTACCTGGAATTTGCCAGAgatattaaaatgcattttatgcGGTGGTGCGCGGCAGCAGAAGTTAAAACCTTTGAGCAGCTATGTGAACTTGTTGTTTTGGAACAACTTAAAAACTCAGTTCCTGAGGTGGTTGCTACTTATATTTGTGAACAGAAAGCTCAGACGGCAGCTGCAGCCGCGGCGCTCGCGGATGATTACGTTTTGACCCATAAATCCCAGTTTCCGACAGCAAGTGGTTTCAGGAGGGACATTGGGCGAAGCGATAGTTCTCGCCGTCCTGCTGGTTTGCGTAAGGTGGAAGTTAAACCTCCTGGTTCTTTTGACAGTAATGATCGTTGTAACTACTGCCATAAGCGTGGTCATTGGAAGGCGGATTGCCATCTATTTAAGTCTAGAACCCCAACATTTCAGTCTAGGCCAGAGGGGGCGGGTTTAGCGGCACCTGTGTTTACAGGTGTAGAGAAACGAAAGGAATCGCCGCTCGTAGAGCCTGTGGAATCATATTTACCATTTATAAGAGATGGTTATGTATCATTGGCAAAAGGTGAAAAGAAGATACCTGTGAAAGTACTTAGAGACACTGGTGCGTTTAATTCTTTTATTCGGGCGGATGTGTTGCCTCTCCCTGAGCATACAGAGACGGACAACTGTATTCCGGTGAGGGATATgggtttgaatattttgttgGTTCCTCTCCACAGGGTGTTTTTGGAGTGCCAGCTTTTTTGTGGAGAGGCTTTGTTGGCGGTGCGACCTGCGTTACCTATTGACGGGGTCTCGGTCATTTTGGGTAATGATCTAGCGGGTTCCAGCATGTGGACAGATGAATCACCCACACCCTCAGTCGGCAGTGAGCCGGAGTCTCAAAAGTTGGATCGACAAGAGGAGAATGAGCGTGAATTGTCGAACGTTTTCACTGCTTGTGCTGTGACTCGAGCTATGTCGCGCTCTCAAGTGAACGGTGACAAGGACGCacaagaggaaaataaagattaCAAGTTCTTTTTGCCTCTTGCTGATTTTCCATTTCCTGTCACTAGTACTGATTTGATAACTGACCAACGTGCAGATTCCTCATTAAAAGAATTATTTCAACAGGTTCGTCCGGAGGGGGCTGTGTCAGACCACGAAGGTGCGTATTTTCTTCGAAACTCTGTGCTAATGAGAAGATGGGTGCCACATTTTGGTTCTGTGGAACATGCGGTGTTTCAAGTGGTAGTTCCCTCTAAATATCGTGAGGCACTGTTGAAAGTAGCACATGATGATTCTGGACAtgcaggtgtaaaaaaaacatatgaccGAGTccttagacattttttttggcCTCGTTTGAAGAGGGATATTTCCTCCTATGTTAGGACATGTCATGTCTGTCAGCTAACTGCAAAGCCTAACCAACCTTTGAAACCCACGCCTTTATTACCCATCCCTGTTGCAACAGAACCGTTTGAGCACCTAATCATTGATTGTGTGGGTCCCTTGCCAAGGTCGCGATCTGGGGCTTGCTATTTGTTAACGGTTATGTGCCAAAGTACTCGATATCCGGCTGCTTACCCGTTACGCACAATAACAGCAAAATCTGTGGTGCGTGCTCTTTCTCAGTTCATCTCTGTATTTGGCATTCCACAGACTATTCAGTCGGATCAAGGCACAAATTTCTCTTCACGTCTTTTTGGCCAGGTGCTAAAACAGCTTCGTGTTAAACACAACAGATCTACGGCTTACCATGCAGAAAGTCAGGGAGCGTTGGAGCgttttcatcaaactttaaAGTCATTGCTCCGTGCTTATTGTATAGAACTGGGGAAGGATTGGGAGGATGGGTTACCATGGTTGATGTTGGCTGCTCGGGAGGTTACTCAGGAGAGCATAGGCTTTAGTCCAAATGAGTTGGTGTTTGGACACACCGTTAAGGGTCCCTTAGCAGCTGTGGCAGCGGAGTGgaaagaaccagaaccacccCAAAATCTCATTGACTATGTGAACGGCTTTAGGCATAGACTGTATGCAGCACGGAATTTGGCTAAAGAAAAATTGTCTGCTAGccaacagaaaatgaaatctttatttGATCGTCGAGCAGTGGAACGCTCGTTTTTGCCCGGGGATCAGGTTTTGGCACTGTGTCCCATTATTTCATCTCCTTTTCAAGCGAAGTTTTCCGGCCCGTATACAGTGTTAAAGCGGCTCTCTGATCAGAACTACCTCATTGCAACGCCTGAGCGCAGAAAAACCACGCAGTTGTGCCACGTGAATTTGCTAAAACCATACTATGCGCGAGATCAGGTAAAAAAATCTCCCGAGGACATACACCCAGTTTGTGCGGTTAATGAGGTTTGTATGGCCACTTGTTCTAACGAGGAGACTGGTACCTTGGACAGCGCCATGACGCACGGGCGTCTTTCCAACTCGGAGTCGCTGCAGAAATTGGATGTGTTACTATCACATCTTTCTGAACATCATTCAAAACAGTTGAGTGAGCTAATTTATAGCTTCCCGGGTTTGTTTTCTGATACTCCTGGGCGTACAACTTGGTTGGAACATGATATTGATGTGGGTCAGGCGAGTCccataaaacaacatttttatcgGGTAAACATGGAGAAACGAAAATGTCTTGATGCAGAAGTGAAATATATGTTGGATAATGGGATAGCTGAGCCATCTTCGTCTAGTTGGGCATCTCCCTGCATTTTGGTTCCTAAACCGGATAATACATTCCGTTTTTGTTCAGACTATAGAAAATTAAATGCTGTCACAAAGCCCGATTCGTTTCCACTTCCTAGAATGGATGATTGTGTGGATCAAGTTGGTTCGGCTAAATTCGTTAGCAGGTTTGACTTGCTTAAAGGGTACTGGCAAGTTCCTCTGACAAAACGTGCACAGGAGTTAGCTGCGTTTGTTACTCCTTCTGGGTTGTATTCATACACAGTTATGCCGTTTGGACTTCGGAATGCACCCGCTACTTTTCAACGATTAATGAATTATGTGGTGGGAGATATGCCAGGTTGCGCGGTGTATTTAGATGACGTAGTGATTTATTCTGATACTTGGGAACAACACATGGAGCGCATTCACGACTTGTTTACTCGCTTGTCGGTGGCAGGACTTACAATTAATCTTGCTAAGTGTGAGTTTGCGAAAGCAACCGTGACATACCTCGGCCATGTAGTTGGGCAGGGTCAAGTGCGCCCACTCGCAGCCAAGGTGCAAGCAGTACAGAACTTTCCTGTTCCGGTTACAAAGAAGGATCTCATGCGTTTTCTTGGTCTGGTTGGTTATTATcgttgtttctgtaaaaacttttCTTCGGTAGTAGCCCCATTAACCAGCTTGCTTTCTAAGGATGCCAAGTTTGACTGGTCTCCTTCTTGTCAGCATGCGTTTGAGCAGGTAAAGCAGCTTCTCTGTTGTGCTCCGGTTTTGGCTGCCCCACGCTTGAATGCTCCTTTTCAGCTCCATGTGGATGCCAGTTATGTGGGTGCAGGTGCAGTTTTGACACAAATGGATGACCAGGGAAATTGCAAGCCAGtcagttatttttcaaaaaaatttaacaaacatCAATTAAATTACTCTGTGATCGAAAAGGAGACACTTGCTTTAATCCTGGCTTTGCAGCACTTTGATGTTTACTTGGGGGGTGGTGCTCCTATTGTTGTATATACGGATCATAATCCGCTTACATTTTTGACGACGCTAAAATGTCCTAATCAACGTTTGGTTCGTTGGTTGCTCTTTTTGCAGTCTTTTTCTTTGGATATACGGTACATAAAAGGACGAGATAATGTAGTTGCGGATGCGCTTTCTCGTGCCCCTGTATTGTAA
- the LOC119617074 gene encoding uncharacterized protein LOC119617074 isoform X1, translating into MIMTSLSEFFDSPSEEFLEGCSKEQLFEIGKHYGVEIDGRRSKENVKSILVANLVEKDILHNSVGEITAKPTVLPPGLTFEQHRELLLLQFEHDKFKMKVQLEAEHTRLEIERTRLDLAKQSVASGVSRSSSVASEAVDMEFDVIGNVRLLPKFNELDPDSFFVIFERVAEARSWSDSARVLLLQCVLVGRAQEVFSMLSDSDCHDYAKVKAAVLKTYELVPEAYRQRFRSCRKNSEQSYLEFARDIKMHFMRWCAAAEVKTFEQLCELVVLEQLKNSVPEVVATYICEQKAQTAAAAAALADDYVLTHKSQFPTASGFRRDIGRSDSSRRPAGLRKVEVKPPGSFDSNDRCNYCHKRGHWKADCHLFKSRTPTFQSRPEGAGLAAPVFTGVEKRKESPLVEPVESYLPFIRDGYVSLAKGEKKIPVKVLRDTGAFNSFIRADVLPLPEHTETDNCIPVRDMGLNILLVPLHRVFLECQLFCGEALLAVRPALPIDGVSVILGNDLAGSSMWTDESPTPSVGSEPESQKLDRQEENERELSNVFTACAVTRAMSRSQVNGDKDAQEENKDYKFFLPLADFPFPVTSTDLITDQRADSSLKELFQQVRPEGAVSDHEGAYFLRNSVLMRRWVPHFGSVEHAVFQVVVPSKYREALLKVAHDDSGHAGVKKTYDRVLRHFFWPRLKRDISSYVRTCHVCQLTAKPNQPLKPTPLLPIPVATEPFEHLIIDCVGPLPRSRSGACYLLTVMCQSTRYPAAYPLRTITAKSVVRALSQFISVFGIPQTIQSDQGTNFSSRLFGQVLKQLRVKHNRSTAYHAESQGALERFHQTLKSLLRAYCIELGKDWEDGLPWLMLAAREVTQESIGFSPNELVFGHTVKGPLAAVAAEWKEPEPPQNLIDYVNGFRHRLYAARNLAKEKLSASQQKMKSLFDRRAVERSFLPGDQVLALCPIISSPFQAKFSGPYTVLKRLSDQNYLIATPERRKTTQLCHVNLLKPYYARDQVKKSPEDIHPVCAVNEVCMATCSNEETGTLDSAMTHGRLSNSESLQKLDVLLSHLSEHHSKQLSELIYSFPGLFSDTPGRTTWLEHDIDVGQASPIKQHFYRVNMEKRKCLDAEVKYMLDNGIAEPSSSSWASPCILVPKPDNTFRFCSDYRKLNAVTKPDSFPLPRMDDCVDQVGSAKFVSRFDLLKGYWQVPLTKRAQELAAFVTPSGLYSYTVMPFGLRNAPATFQRLMNYVVGDMPGCAVYLDDVVIYSDTWEQHMERIHDLFTRLSVAGLTINLAKCEFAKATVTYLGHVVGQGQVRPLAAKVQAVQNFPVPVTKKDLMRFLGLVGYYRCFCKNFSSVVAPLTSLLSKDAKFDWSPSCQHAFEQVKQLLCCAPVLAAPRLNAPFQLHVDASYVGAGAVLTQMDDQGNCKPVSYFSKKFNKHQLNYSVIEKETLALILALQHFDVYLGGGAPIVVYTDHNPLTFLTTLKCPNQRLVRWLLFLQSFSLDIRYIKGRDNVVADALSRAPVL; encoded by the coding sequence ATGATCATGACTTCTCTCTCTGAATTTTTTGATTCTCCCTCAGAGGAGTTTTTGGAAGGTTGCTCAAAAGAGCAATTATTCGAGATTGGAAAACATTACGGTGTGGAAATTGATGGCCGACGGTCTAAAGAGAATGTGAAGTCCATTTTGGTCGCAAATTTAGTTGAAAAGGACATTTTGCACAACTCAGTTGGTGAGATTACAGCTAAACCTACTGTTTTACCTCCTGGTTTGACATTTGAGCAGCATAGGGAATTGCTGTTGTTACAGTTTGAACACGATAAGTTCAAAATGAAAGTACAACTGGAAGCAGAGCACACTAGGTTGGAGATCGAACGGACACGGCTAGATTTGGCTAAACAGAGTGTTGCGTCTGGAGTCTCTCGTTCTTCTTCCGTTGCTTCTGAGGCAGTTGATATGGAGTTTGATGTCATTGGGAATGTACGTTTATTGCCTAAATTTAATGAACTTGATCCAGATTCTTTTTTCGTCATTTTTGAGCGTGTGGCTGAGGCGCGCAGCTGGTCTGATTCTGCACGTGTGCTGTTGTTGCAGTGTGTGCTTGTGGGGCGTGCTCAGGAAGTTTTTTCTATGTTGTCTGACTCTGATTGCCATGACTATGCTAAGGtgaaagctgctgttttaaaaacttatgAGTTGGTGCCTGAGGCATATAGGCAGAGGTTTCGGAGTTGCAGAAAAAACTCTGAGCAGAGTTACCTGGAATTTGCCAGAgatattaaaatgcattttatgcGGTGGTGCGCGGCAGCAGAAGTTAAAACCTTTGAGCAGCTATGTGAACTTGTTGTTTTGGAACAACTTAAAAACTCAGTTCCTGAGGTGGTTGCTACTTATATTTGTGAACAGAAAGCTCAGACGGCAGCTGCAGCCGCGGCGCTCGCGGATGATTACGTTTTGACCCATAAATCCCAGTTTCCGACAGCAAGTGGTTTCAGGAGGGACATTGGGCGAAGCGATAGTTCTCGCCGTCCTGCTGGTTTGCGTAAGGTGGAAGTTAAACCTCCTGGTTCTTTTGACAGTAATGATCGTTGTAACTACTGCCATAAGCGTGGTCATTGGAAGGCGGATTGCCATCTATTTAAGTCTAGAACCCCAACATTTCAGTCTAGGCCAGAGGGGGCGGGTTTAGCGGCACCTGTGTTTACAGGTGTAGAGAAACGAAAGGAATCGCCGCTCGTAGAGCCTGTGGAATCATATTTACCATTTATAAGAGATGGTTATGTATCATTGGCAAAAGGTGAAAAGAAGATACCTGTGAAAGTACTTAGAGACACTGGTGCGTTTAATTCTTTTATTCGGGCGGATGTGTTGCCTCTCCCTGAGCATACAGAGACGGACAACTGTATTCCGGTGAGGGATATgggtttgaatattttgttgGTTCCTCTCCACAGGGTGTTTTTGGAGTGCCAGCTTTTTTGTGGAGAGGCTTTGTTGGCGGTGCGACCTGCGTTACCTATTGACGGGGTCTCGGTCATTTTGGGTAATGATCTAGCGGGTTCCAGCATGTGGACAGATGAATCACCCACACCCTCAGTCGGCAGTGAGCCGGAGTCTCAAAAGTTGGATCGACAAGAGGAGAATGAGCGTGAATTGTCGAACGTTTTCACTGCTTGTGCTGTGACTCGAGCTATGTCGCGCTCTCAAGTGAACGGTGACAAGGACGCacaagaggaaaataaagattaCAAGTTCTTTTTGCCTCTTGCTGATTTTCCATTTCCTGTCACTAGTACTGATTTGATAACTGACCAACGTGCAGATTCCTCATTAAAAGAATTATTTCAACAGGTTCGTCCGGAGGGGGCTGTGTCAGACCACGAAGGTGCGTATTTTCTTCGAAACTCTGTGCTAATGAGAAGATGGGTGCCACATTTTGGTTCTGTGGAACATGCGGTGTTTCAAGTGGTAGTTCCCTCTAAATATCGTGAGGCACTGTTGAAAGTAGCACATGATGATTCTGGACAtgcaggtgtaaaaaaaacatatgaccGAGTccttagacattttttttggcCTCGTTTGAAGAGGGATATTTCCTCCTATGTTAGGACATGTCATGTCTGTCAGCTAACTGCAAAGCCTAACCAACCTTTGAAACCCACGCCTTTATTACCCATCCCTGTTGCAACAGAACCGTTTGAGCACCTAATCATTGATTGTGTGGGTCCCTTGCCAAGGTCGCGATCTGGGGCTTGCTATTTGTTAACGGTTATGTGCCAAAGTACTCGATATCCGGCTGCTTACCCGTTACGCACAATAACAGCAAAATCTGTGGTGCGTGCTCTTTCTCAGTTCATCTCTGTATTTGGCATTCCACAGACTATTCAGTCGGATCAAGGCACAAATTTCTCTTCACGTCTTTTTGGCCAGGTGCTAAAACAGCTTCGTGTTAAACACAACAGATCTACGGCTTACCATGCAGAAAGTCAGGGAGCGTTGGAGCgttttcatcaaactttaaAGTCATTGCTCCGTGCTTATTGTATAGAACTGGGGAAGGATTGGGAGGATGGGTTACCATGGTTGATGTTGGCTGCTCGGGAGGTTACTCAGGAGAGCATAGGCTTTAGTCCAAATGAGTTGGTGTTTGGACACACCGTTAAGGGTCCCTTAGCAGCTGTGGCAGCGGAGTGgaaagaaccagaaccacccCAAAATCTCATTGACTATGTGAACGGCTTTAGGCATAGACTGTATGCAGCACGGAATTTGGCTAAAGAAAAATTGTCTGCTAGccaacagaaaatgaaatctttatttGATCGTCGAGCAGTGGAACGCTCGTTTTTGCCCGGGGATCAGGTTTTGGCACTGTGTCCCATTATTTCATCTCCTTTTCAAGCGAAGTTTTCCGGCCCGTATACAGTGTTAAAGCGGCTCTCTGATCAGAACTACCTCATTGCAACGCCTGAGCGCAGAAAAACCACGCAGTTGTGCCACGTGAATTTGCTAAAACCATACTATGCGCGAGATCAGGTAAAAAAATCTCCCGAGGACATACACCCAGTTTGTGCGGTTAATGAGGTTTGTATGGCCACTTGTTCTAACGAGGAGACTGGTACCTTGGACAGCGCCATGACGCACGGGCGTCTTTCCAACTCGGAGTCGCTGCAGAAATTGGATGTGTTACTATCACATCTTTCTGAACATCATTCAAAACAGTTGAGTGAGCTAATTTATAGCTTCCCGGGTTTGTTTTCTGATACTCCTGGGCGTACAACTTGGTTGGAACATGATATTGATGTGGGTCAGGCGAGTCccataaaacaacatttttatcgGGTAAACATGGAGAAACGAAAATGTCTTGATGCAGAAGTGAAATATATGTTGGATAATGGGATAGCTGAGCCATCTTCGTCTAGTTGGGCATCTCCCTGCATTTTGGTTCCTAAACCGGATAATACATTCCGTTTTTGTTCAGACTATAGAAAATTAAATGCTGTCACAAAGCCCGATTCGTTTCCACTTCCTAGAATGGATGATTGTGTGGATCAAGTTGGTTCGGCTAAATTCGTTAGCAGGTTTGACTTGCTTAAAGGGTACTGGCAAGTTCCTCTGACAAAACGTGCACAGGAGTTAGCTGCGTTTGTTACTCCTTCTGGGTTGTATTCATACACAGTTATGCCGTTTGGACTTCGGAATGCACCCGCTACTTTTCAACGATTAATGAATTATGTGGTGGGAGATATGCCAGGTTGCGCGGTGTATTTAGATGACGTAGTGATTTATTCTGATACTTGGGAACAACACATGGAGCGCATTCACGACTTGTTTACTCGCTTGTCGGTGGCAGGACTTACAATTAATCTTGCTAAGTGTGAGTTTGCGAAAGCAACCGTGACATACCTCGGCCATGTAGTTGGGCAGGGTCAAGTGCGCCCACTCGCAGCCAAGGTGCAAGCAGTACAGAACTTTCCTGTTCCGGTTACAAAGAAGGATCTCATGCGTTTTCTTGGTCTGGTTGGTTATTATcgttgtttctgtaaaaacttttCTTCGGTAGTAGCCCCATTAACCAGCTTGCTTTCTAAGGATGCCAAGTTTGACTGGTCTCCTTCTTGTCAGCATGCGTTTGAGCAGGTAAAGCAGCTTCTCTGTTGTGCTCCGGTTTTGGCTGCCCCACGCTTGAATGCTCCTTTTCAGCTCCATGTGGATGCCAGTTATGTGGGTGCAGGTGCAGTTTTGACACAAATGGATGACCAGGGAAATTGCAAGCCAGtcagttatttttcaaaaaaatttaacaaacatCAATTAAATTACTCTGTGATCGAAAAGGAGACACTTGCTTTAATCCTGGCTTTGCAGCACTTTGATGTTTACTTGGGGGGTGGTGCTCCTATTGTTGTATATACGGATCATAATCCGCTTACATTTTTGACGACGCTAAAATGTCCTAATCAACGTTTGGTTCGTTGGTTGCTCTTTTTGCAGTCTTTTTCTTTGGATATACGGTACATAAAAGGACGAGATAATGTAGTTGCGGATGCGCTTTCTCGTGCCCCTGTATTGTAA